The DNA region TGAAGTTCAGGCAGCGCTGCCCGTTCTCTTCAATGACCAGTACTGGTGCAAACTCGGATGGCTCGGTATGGACCAGCCTGGGAGGCGTGGCGTCCAGCAACGCGTAAGTTGTCAGGACGGCGGCGCACGCCGCCAGGGTAATGCTCAATAAGATGGAAAGCCGCGGTCCGCGGCTTTTCCTGTTTCGTTCGGCCATGCCCGTAAATCCCATAGTGATTAGGCGGCCAGGCTTGAACTACACCTTGTTGCGTGCGTCCAGGCTCCATGCGCCGGCGCCATGTGCGGCAAAGGCAAGCAAGCCGCCAACGATGGCAATATTCTTGAAGAATAGCAGTTCGGCGACGAAGGCCTGGTCGGCAGGAGCCGCCCAATAAGCGTGGAAGAAGATGCCGGCCACCAGGGTAAACAGTGCCAGGACCAGCGCAGCGGCGCGCGTACGGTAGCCCAGCAGCAAGGCGGCGCTGCCGCCGATCTCCACCACAATGGCCAGAACCGCGCCCAGCGTAGCCAGTGGCAAGCCTACCGAGGAGATATAGCCGACCGTGCCTTCAAAACCGGTCAGTTTGCTGATTCCTGCGGGCAGGAAGAAGGCGACCAGCATAAGGCGGCCGATGAGGGATAAGGAATTTTGCGAGTTCGAGGACATGGGGCTGGGCTCCGTAAAAATTTAATAAAGGTTGTGTTGGTATCGTTGGAACGCGCGGTGTCGTATCCTTCGATGCATGGGCTCTACTTTATTGTCTTCGGACGGTGAGATAAACAGCCCCTGCCGAGAAACATTGTTGCGATTAGCGAGACTATGGATCGATTTCTAGAGATGCAAACATTTAACGCGGTGGTCGAGGCCGGCAGCTTTGTGGCGGCAGCGGAAGCGTTGAACGTCTCCAAGGCAGCGGCCTCACGGCATATCGTTGAACTGGAAACCCGCTTGGGTGTGCGCCTGCTCCACCGGACCACGCGGCGGCTGTCGCTAACGGAAGAAGGCAAGGTTTTTTACGCACGCAGCAAAGAGCTGCTGGAAGAACTTGACGACGCCGAGGCCGAGGTCACTGCGCACACTGATACGGCGCGCGGCGTGCTACGCATCAACGCGCCTTTTACTTTCGGTATTTTGCATCTGGCGCCTTTGTGGGGCGAGTTTCGCGCCCTGCATCCCCGCGTGACGCTGGAGATCACTTTGGCAGACCGGGTTATCGATCTCGTGGAAGAGGGCTTCGATGTCGCGATCCGCATCGCTACCCTCGAAACCTCAACACTGGTCAGCCGTCGCCTGGCGACCACCCGCATGGTGCTGTGCGCGTCGCCGCAATACTTGCAGCAACGCGGCACGCCCGTCCATCCCGAAGAGCTCTCGGACCATGAGGTGATTGGCTATAGTTACTGGTCAACCCGCGACGAGTGGCGTTTTGACGGCCCGAGTGGCCCGGTAAGTGTGCGCACCCGGCCGCGCATTTACTCCAACAACGGCGAAACCTGCCTGGCTGCAGCTTTGGCCCACCAGGGTGTCATCCTGCAGCCCAGCTTTCTGGTGGAGGCCGATTTGGCGCGCGGCAAATTGGTAGAGCTGATGCCAGAATACAAGTCCATTACCTTGGGCATCTATGCGGTCTACCCGACCCGCAAGCATGTCTCGCATAAAGTACGCGCCCTTGTCGACTTCCTGGCCGAGCGGTTTGCCGGCAAGGGCGCGTAGCCGTCTGGGTCTGATCAAGGCTTCACGACGTGCCAGACCTCGCGTACCTTGTCGCCGGTTTTATCACCTGCCTTGGTGTCTTTGGCGAAGGTATATAAAGGCTGTCCTTTATAAGCCCATTGTTTCGTGCCGTCATCGCGCTCGACGATGCTGTAGTCACCTTCCGGATTGGCATTGGCATCGGCCACTACGGGTGGCCAGGCTTTTGCGCACTGGTCGTTGCAAACGCTTTTACCGCTATTGGCCTGGTCTTTGTCGAAGGTATATACGGTCATCCCTGCTTGATCAACGAGGATGCCATCTTTGGTTTGTAGCGGGGCCTGTGCGTAGGCAGCAGCCGTAAACAGGGTCATAATTGAAAACAGCAGGATGGTGGGACGGAAGTACGTCATGGAACTCTCCTGAAGAAAGGCGGTAGGCCGCCGGTGGACAGCAATTGTTATTCCAGTAATGACGGTATGGAAAGTGCTGAAGCCGTTCAGTGCTTGCGAACCGGGCAGGGCAGCATTATGATGACTCAATTGGGTTGCACATAGTTGCACCTTAGCCCCTCACACATACTTCTTGCGATACCTCATGGCTACCACGACAACAACCACCCTGGGCGTCAAGCTCGACGAAGCAACCCGCAACCGCCTGAAAGAAGCGGCACGCAAGATCGATCGTACGCCTCACTGGCTGATCAAACAATCCATTTATACCTATCTCGAATCGCTCGAAAGCGGAGTCCCCATCCAGGATCTCCAAAACGCCGCAGCGCGTTTGGCCAGTGGTGATATCGATGTGCTGGAGACGCTGCCGGCCACGACGCATCAGCCCTTCCTGGCCTTTGCCGAAAGCATCTTGCCGCAATCCGTTTTGCGGGCTGCCGTTACGTCCGCCTACCGGCGCCCCGAACCCGAAACCGTCCCGGTATTGCTCGAGCAGGCAAGGCTGCCAGCGGATGTCGCGGCATCCGCCAGTCAGCTGGCTTACAAGTTGGCCGAGAACCTGCGCAACAAGAAGAACGCCACGGGGCGCGCCGGCCTGGTGCAAGGCTTGTTGCAGGAATTCTCCTTGTCGTCACAAGAAGGCGTGGCCTTGATGTGCCTGGCCGAGGCGCTGCTGCGTATTCCCGACAAAGGCACCCGCGATGCCATCATCCGCGACAAGATCAGCGACGGCAATTGGCAGGACCACTTGGGGCAGAGCCCCTCGCTGTTTGTTAATGCCGCCTCCTGGGGTTTGTTGATCACCGGCAAGCTGGTGTCTACCCATAACGAAACCGGCCTGTCCAGTTCCCTAAGCCGCATTGTGGGCAAGCGCGGCGAGCCCTTGATTCGCAAGGGCGTCGACATGGCCATGCGCCTGATGGGCGAGCAGTTCGTCACTGGCGAAACCATAGGTCAGGCGTTGGCCAACGCCAGCTCGCTCGAAGCGCGTGGCTTCCGATATTCGTACGACATGCTGGGTGAAGCCGCCATGACGGACGAGGACGCCCGCGTCTATCTCGCGTCCTACCAACAAGCCATCCATGCCATAGGCAAGGCATCCAATGGCCGCGGCATCTACGAGGGGCCCGGCATCTCCATCAAGCTTTCCGCCTTGCATCCGCGCTATAGCCGCCCGCAGTACGAGCGCATGATGGCAGAGTTGTACCCGCGCCTGCTGGGTCTGGTGGAACTGGCACGAAGCTACGACGTGGGAATCAACATCGATGCGGAAGAGGCTGACAGGCTGGAGATCTCGCTGGACCTGCTGGAGCGTCTTTGTTTCGAGCCCTCATTAAAGGGCTGGAATGGTATCGGTTTTGTGATCCAGGCCTACCAGAAGCGATGCCCCTATGTTATTGATTATTTGATCGATCTTGCGCGCCGCAGCCAGCATAGGCTGATGGTGCGCCTCGTTAAAGGCGCGTATTGGGACAGCGAAATCAAGCGCGCGCAAATCGACGGTCTGGAAGACTACCCGGTGTTTACCCGCAAGGTTTACACCGACGTTTCCTTCCTGGCCTGCGCCCGCAAGCTATTGGCTGTACCCGACGCGATCTACCCCCAGTTCGCCACGCATAACGCGCACACCCTGGCTGCCGTGTATTACCTTGCGGGTCAAAACTACTACCCGGGGCAGTATGAGTTCCAGTGCCTGCACGGCATGGGCGAGCCCTTGTACGAGCAAGTCGTCGGCAAGACCGCCGATGGCAAGCTGAATCGTCCCTGCCGAATATACGCGCCCGTGGGCACGCACGAAACCTTGTTGGCCTACTTGGTGCGCCGCCTGCTTGAAAACGGTGCCAACACTTCTTTTGTGAACCGCATCGCCGATACTTCCATCCCGCTGGAAACCCTGGTGGAAGACCCTGCCGTCACCATTGCTGCCATGGCCGAGCAGGAAGGCAGCGTGGGCCTGCCCCATCCGCGCATTCCCTTGCCAAATGCACTTTACGGAGCGGTGCGCAGAAACTCGCGCGGCATAGACTTATCCAACGAGCATCGTCTGGGTTCCTTGGCCAGTGCGTTGCTGGCCAGCACGCATGCCACTTGGCAGTCGCAGCCGATGCTGGGCGGGCCGGTGCCGAAAAGGGCCTGGGAGCCCGTGCTGAATCCCGCCGACCATCGCGACATCGTCGGCCATGTGCAGCTTGCCACGGCTGAAGACGTCAAGATGGCTGTCGACGCCTCATTGGCCGCCGGCTCTATCTGGCAGGCTACGCCCGTGGCGGAACGTGCGGCGGCCCTGGAGCGTTGCGCCGACCTGATGGAAGCCGAGATCCAGCCACTGATCGGCCTGATGGCGCGCGAGGGCGGCAAAACCCTGATCAATGGTATTGCCGAGGTGCGCGAGGCGGTCGACTTTCTGCGCTACTACGCGATGCAGGCGCGCGAAGATTTCTCCAACGACAGTCATCGTCCGCTGGGCCCGGTGGTTTGCATCAGCCCCTGGAACTTCCCGCTGGCCATCTTTACCGGACAGATCGCCGCCGCGCTGGCTGCGGGCAATACCGTGCTGGCCAAACCGGCCGAACAAACTCCCTTGATTGCCGCGCAGGCCGTACGTCTGTTGTTGCAAGCCGGTGTGCCGGAAGGCGTGATTCAGCTGCTACCGGGCGACGGTGCCATTGGGGCGGCCCTGGTGGCCGACGAGCGCGTCAAGGGCGTGATGTTTACCGGGTCTACCGAGGTGGCCCGCATTCTGGCCGGCAACCTGGCAGGCCGACTGGATGCCCACGGGCGGCCCGTGCCTCTGATAGCCGAGACGGGCGGGCAAAATGCCATCATCGTTGATTCCTCAGCGCTGGCCGAGCAGGTGGTGCTCGATGTCATGACCTCGGCCTTCGACAGTGCGGGCCAGCGTTGTTCAGCGCTGCGTGTGTTGTGCCTGCAAGAAGATGTGGCTGATCGCATCATCACCATGCTGAAGGGGGCAATGATCGAGTACCAGATGGGCAACCCCGACAACCTGCATGTCGACGTCGGACCGGTCATCGATGCGGAGGCGCAAGCTGTCATCGAAAAGCATGTGCAGGCCATGCAGGATAAAGGTCGCAAGGTGCATCGCCTGGCCAGGGCTGATGCCGAGGCCTTGTCGCATGGCACTTTCGTGACGCCAACTCTGATTGAAATCGAAAGTCTGGACGAGCTGGAGCGCGAGGTCTTTGGGCCTGTCGTGCATGTGCTGCGATACCGTCGAGAAAACCTGGATCGCCTGATGGACGACATCAACGCGACCGGCTATGGCCTGACCCTGGGCGTGCACACGCGCATCGATGAAACCATAGAACGAATCGCCGATAGCGCGCATGTGGGCAATATTTATGTCAATCGCAATATAGTCGGGGCGGTCGTGGGGGTGCAGCCTTTCGGCGGCGAGGGGCTCTCGGGTACGGGCCCCAAGGCCGGCGGTCCGCTCTATATGTACCGCTTGTTGTCCAGCCGACCAGCCGATGGGGTAAGCGGTACATTCGCGCGCATGGACAATATCGGTGGCGCCCCCGACACACGGCTGCAAACCGCCCAGATGAAGCGGGACGCCGGCGCGCACGAAGCCTTGAAGGCATGGGCCCAGCAGCAGGGCCTTGCCGACCTCGCCGAGCAATGCGACACCTACGCGGCGCAGTCGCAAAGCGGCTTCATCCGGCCACTGACAGGGCCTACCGGCGAAAGCAATACCTATCGGCTGCTGCCTCGCGAGCGCGCTCTCAGCCTGGCCACATCCGAAAGCGACCGGTTATGCCAACTGGCGGCCCTGCTGGCGGTTGGGTGCCAGGCGCTATGGAACGAAACCGAAGACACCCGCGCGCTACGAGATCGCCTGCCGGAGCAGGTACGTGCCCGCATACAGCTCGCGTCCGACTGGACGGCGGAAGAGCTGGATTTCGACATCGTGCTGCATCACGGCGATTCCGACCAACTGCGCGAGGTCAGCAAGCAGGTCGCCCAGCGCAGTGGACCCATCGTGGGTGTGATCGGGCTGGCGCAGGGCGATACATCCATACCGCTGGAGCGCTTGCTGCTGGAAAGAGCCGTCAGTGTCAACACCGCTGCGGCAGGGGGTAATGCCAGCTTGATGTCTATCGGTTAAGGTGCAGCCATGAACGCTGCTCAAACGAACCCGGGCCAGACCCGGGTGCCATACAGCGAGCTTGTCTTGCTGTTGATCCGTATCTTCGAGCGCCATGGCGTGTCGCCCGCCGTCGCCATCATTCTGGCCGAAAACTGCGCCAGCGCCCAGCGCGACGGCGCCGACAGTCACGGCATCTTCCGCATACCCGGCTATTTGTCGACGCTGGCCAGCGGCTGGGTGGACGGCACGGCGGTGCCTGAAGTGACCGACGCCGCGCCCGGTTTCATCAGCGTGGATGCCCGTAACGGCTTTGCACAACCGGCTTTAGCGGCAGCGCGTGGGCAACTGGTCGACAAGGCGCGCCGCAACGGCATCGCCTTGCTGGCCATCCATAATTCTCATCACTTTGCCGCCTTGTGGCCCGACGTGGAACCGTTAGCCGAAGAAGGCCTGGTGGCCTTGAGCTTCGTCAACAGCATGACCTGCGTGGTGCCGCATGGCGGCCAGCGGCCAGTGTTCGGCACCAACCCCATTGCCTTTGCGGCGCCACGGGCCGAGGGCCAGCCGCTGGTGTTCGACCTGGCTACCAGCGCCATCGCCCATGGCGACGTGCAGCTCGCTGCCCGTGAAGGCCGCGAGCTGCCACCCGGCTACGGCCTGGACAGCGCGGGACAGGCCACCTGCGATCCGCAGGCGATTTTGGACGGTGGCGCCTTGCTGCCGTTTGGTGGCCACAAGGGTTCGGCTCTGTCGATGATGGTGGAGCTACTGGCCGGTGCCCTGACGGGTGGGAATTTTTCTTTCGATTTCGATTGGTCCAGACATCCCGGTGCCCAAACGCCCTGGACCGGGCAGTTATTGATTGCGATTGATCCGGCCAAGGGGGCGGGACGCAATTTCGCCGAACGCGCAGAGCAGTTGGTCGCCGCCCTGCACGGCGCCGGCCAACAACGCTTGCCCGGAGACAGGCGCCATCTGCAGCGCGCGCAGTCGATGGCGCAGGGTGTCGCAATAGCCAGCGAGCAACTGGCCAAACTTACCGAGCTTGCCGCATGAGATCCTTTCTGTTGGCCCTGGTCTTTGCCATCTTGGCCGCGCTGCTTATTACCAGTCTGTCCAAGCCGCAAGCTCTGGAAGCGAAGTTGCTGAACTTGCAGGTAGAGCAGTCCATGCCGCAGATGGCGACGGAACTGCGCGGCGAGCCGGCCGAGCTCCAAGCGCTTTTTCTTGTTTATTCGGACGACCCGGTGTTGCTGGCAAAGGCCAGACTAGCGCTGCTGCGTTACCCCGATATGGCCAGGCCTATCTTGTTGAACTTCGGCGCAAGCAAGGACTTCCAACAGGTGCTTCGTGCCTACGGCGAAGACGTCACCTTGCCCATACACTACTTCCTGACCAATGAAGTCGCCACCATCGAGTGGCTGCGCCGCATCAGGGATGCATCACAGTCAGCGCTCAACGCCATGGGTCGACTGTGGCAGCAAGAGGGCGACCAGGCCGGCGAAGCTGCGGGCAATGTGGCGCTGTCGGCCGACGAACGAGCTGCCTATGCTGTTCAGTTCCTCAAGGCCGAAGGCTACGACTTCCTCGGCCAGTTCATCTTGACGCCGAAGGGCGAAGTCAGCTGGATCCAGACAGAGCGGGTACTGGAGGGCATCGCCGGCTTTTTTGCCAGCGGGATAAAAGGTCTGGAGATCAAGCTTAGACAGGATGAGACCCTGGCAGCTGGTGACGTCGGATGGGCGGCGGTCGATGTCGCCGTGGGCGTCGGAGCGCTCAAGGTGTTGCGCATGGGCCGGGCGGGCGCTGCAGGCAGCCGCGCGTTAAGCTTTCCGCAGCGTACGGCGGTGCTGGGCGCCGGATTGTGGCGCGGCAGCGTGATCGGCTCGCGCTTGGTGAAGTACGGCGCGCCCGTGGTGCTGATCTATATAGCCATCAGGCATCCCAGCGTCATTAACTCCCTGCTGGGGCAGGCAGCGGAAAACCTCGGCCTGCCGGTACCCCTGGTTCAGTTTGTGGGATGGACGCTGGTGTTGCTGCCCATCATGTTGCTGTTGCGGCTGATGCTTGCGCCGCTGGGTTGGCTGATGGCCGGTATGGTGGGCATGCTGCGTTGGCTGGATAAGTCGCTGCGCAGATCAGCTGCAGACGGCACCGCTACGTGAACGTTTAGCCGTTCACCGCCGCTTGGTCGGCCACCTGAGCAAGCTTGCGAGACTCGTTAAGAATCTTATTGGGGTAGCCGCGCGCGTTGCCGGAGTATTTGTGCAGTGCCTTGGTCAGGCTGCCGCCCGCCAGTTCCAGATACTCTTCCAGAATGTCCGCGCCTACCCGGATGTTCACTTCCGGATCAAACAGCGACTCAGAGCGATCCAGCTTTTCACGATGCCAACGGCGAACCACTTGCATCAAGCCTTGGGCACCATAGCGGCTTTGCACTTTGGGGCGTAGCGAGCTTTCTTTCTGCATGATGGCAATCAGCAGCTCCGGTTCGATGCCATCGCGCTTTTCCGCCTCGGCCCAGGCCAGGTCCACATATTTGCGTATGGCGGTTGGGGCTTGCTTGAACTTCTTTGCCAGGTAGCGGGTCTGCGCTTGTTTGCCAGCTTCCTCTGCCACCGCCTGCATATGATGCTCGCCCAGTCGCTCCACCCGGGGTTCTGGCGCGGTCGTGTCACCCGTCCACTCGCGAAATACCAGTTCGGTGGAAATCGCGACCTCTTGGGGGGCGCTCAGGCCAAGGGCCGATGCGCCGGCCGGGGCTACCATGCAGCACATCAACAATAGCGGGACGGCGGTCCTGTATAGGTGATGGCACAGCAGGTGGGGGGTGGGTTTTTCGGGGTTGGTGTTGGCGTTTGCGGGGATGGTCATTGGTCCTGGCGCATGGGGCGCCGCTATTTTCTTTAATAATCATAGCATTGCCTCGATGGTTACTGCTTCAGGCGATGTAAGGAAACGTACGGCCAGCAACGCTGTATGCTGTGCAATGAGCCAATTATTCGCACATAAAGCCAGCCGCAGGCGGTCCTCCCCTGGAACGACAAGGCTCCCATCAGAGAAGAGCTTTTCGGTGTAGAGCGCCTGGGGCAACACGCCCGAAGCCTGGCCGCCGCGCAAGGGATCACCTCCCGTCCTCAACGCGTTGAGGTCTTGCGTAAACGCCTGGACCGCAACGCTGCCATCCTGCTGGACGCTTACCGTGCAAATGCGGCGGAGCTCGAAGCCGGTCGGGGCGTGGAGCCCGCTGCAGAGTGGTTGCTGGATAACTATCATGTCGTCGAAGAACAGGTGCGGCAGATTCGCGACGACCTGCCTCCTGGCTTTTATCGGCAGTTGCCCAAGCTTGCCGCCGGCCCGCTTGCCGGGTATCCCCGGGTTCTCGGCGTGGCATGGGCATTTGTTGCCCATACCGACAGCAATTTTGAGCCAGAGGCATTGCGCCGGTTTATTGCTGCCTACCAGTCGGTGCAGGTACTTACCATCGGCGAATTGTGGGCCGTCGCCATTACTCTACGAATTGTGCTCGTCGAAAATTTGCGACGCCTGGCTGACGAGATCAGTGTTGGTCGCAAGGCGCGCAGCGATGCCGACAATCTGGCCGACAGCTTGCTGCAGTCGGGCGCGACGCGCACCGCGCTGGATCTGGACGCCAGGACCCGGCCCCACGGTCCGTTGTCGGAGATGTTTACCGCGCAGTTGAGCAAACGACTGCGAGACCAGGATCCACTTGAGACGCCTGGCCTGGCTTGGCTGCGGGAACGGCTTGGACAGCAGGGCGGGGCTTTGGACGACGTGGTGCATCAGGCGCAACAGCGGCAAGGGGCATCCAATGTCACAGTACGCAATGTCGTCACCAGCATGCGCCTGATCTCCGATATGGATTGGGCGGATTGGTTCGAAAGCGTCAGCCTGGTCGACGAGCGCTTGCGGGCGCACAGCGCCTTTGGCGACATGGATTTCGCAACGCGAGACCTGTATCGCAAGGAAGTGGAGCATCTGGCGCGCGGTACGCGCTTAACCGAAGTGCTGGTGGCGCAGGCAGCCCTGGACGCTGCCCGCGCCGCGGCCAGTGATGCGCCGGAAGAAGCGAGGGAGCGCGTCAGCGATCCTGGCTACCATCTTGTTGCACAGGGTCGGCCCGCACTCGAGGCCGCACTGGGCTATAGGCAGCCATGGAGACTGCGCCTTAACAGGGCCGTTGTAAACAGCGGCATTTCGGGCTACGTCGGCGCCATCCTGGTCGTAACTGCTGCACTGACTTGGCTGGCATGGTGGGCGCTGTGGAGCCCGGGCATCGCCGCAGGCTGGCTGGGGTTGTTCCTGTTTTTGATCCTGTTTCCACTAACTGACTTGGTCACCGCACTACTCAACCGTGTCGTCACATGGAATTTTGGGGCGTCCATACTGCCAGGCCTGGACTTGACGCGCAAGGTCACGGAAAAACACAGGACCGTGGTTGCCGTGCCGACCTTGCTGACCAGCGAAGAAGAGCTGCTGGGCCATGTCGAGCAACTCGACGTGCATTTCTTATCCGGATCGGGCGGCGACCTGGTCTACGCGCTGCTGACCGACGGCCTGGATGCCGACACGGAAACCACTCCCGCTGATGCCGCCTTGCTCGCGGCAGGAGCCGCAGCCATCGCAAGGCTCAATCAGAAGTATGGTCCTGCGCCAGGTGGCAGCCGTTTCTTGTTGCTGAATCGCCGCCGGCTCTTTAACGAGACGGAAGGCAAGTGGATGGGCTGGGAGCGCAAGCGCGGCAAGCTGCATGAGTTGAACCGACTGCTGCGCGGTGCAAGAGACACCAGCTATGTGCCGATCCCGGGGTTGGTCCAGCAACTGCCGGACGGGACGCGTTATGTGCTTACCTTGGATGCCGATACCCGCCTGCCCAGGAATGCGGCTCAAAGACTCATAGGAAAGATGGCACATCCGCTTAATCGGCCTCAGTTCGATGAGGCGCGGCAACGGATAGTTGCAGGGCATGCCATTCTGCAGCCCAGGGTCACGCCTTCGCTTCCCTTGCATCGCGAAGGCTCTGTGTACCAGCGCTTGTTTTCCAGTCCGGGAGGCCTGGATCCGTATGCTTCGGCCGCTTCCGACATTTATCAGGACTTGTTCGGCGAGGGCTCGTATACGGGCAAGGGCATATACGACATCGACGCCTTTGAAGCAGCCTTGGCCGGCCGCGTTCCGGACAATGCCATGCTAAGTCACGACCTGTTCGAAGGCGTCTTTGCGCGGGCCGGGCTGGCTTCGGACATCGAAGTCATCGAAGAATTTCCTGCTCGCTATGACGTAGCGGCCAAGCGCATGCATCGCTGGACGCGGGGCGACTGGCAACTGCTGCCCTGGCTGTTTGGGCGCCCCGCAGGCAACCGTGCCGTCCCACCGATCGGGCGCAGCAAGATGCTGGATAACCTGCGGCGATCGCTGCTGGGGCCTACGACTTTCCTGGCGCTGTGCGCCGGCTGGATGCTGCCCATGCCCGCAGCGCTGCTGGCAACGCTGTTCGTCCTGGCATGCGTCGTCATTCCCGCTTCACTGTCTCCTATCAGTTTTGTCATGGCGCGGCGCGGGGCGGTTTCGCTGCGCAACCGCCTGCGGCTTTTCGGCCAGGATCTTCAACTGGCGGGCGGCCAGGTATTGGCTTCCTTGATCTTCCTGGCCGATAGCGCATGGAAGATGACCGACGCCATCGCGCGAACGTTGTTTCGGCTTGTTGTCTCCCGTCGCCATCTTTTGGAGTGGACGACGGCCGCGCAGTCAGCAGGTGGCGCGCGCCTGGATATCGCAGGCTTTTATCGCATGATGTGGCAAAGCGTCTGCCTGGTGCTGATCATGGCGGCCAGTGTGTTGCTGGTCCAACCCGCCACTTGGCCCTTGGTGCTGCCGTTTGCATTGCTCTGGTTGGCCGCGCCGGCCGGCGCGTGGTGGGTCAGCCGCCCGCGGGCGTTGGCTCCGGCCCTGCAGGTGTC from Pollutimonas thiosulfatoxidans includes:
- a CDS encoding Ldh family oxidoreductase; the encoded protein is MNAAQTNPGQTRVPYSELVLLLIRIFERHGVSPAVAIILAENCASAQRDGADSHGIFRIPGYLSTLASGWVDGTAVPEVTDAAPGFISVDARNGFAQPALAAARGQLVDKARRNGIALLAIHNSHHFAALWPDVEPLAEEGLVALSFVNSMTCVVPHGGQRPVFGTNPIAFAAPRAEGQPLVFDLATSAIAHGDVQLAAREGRELPPGYGLDSAGQATCDPQAILDGGALLPFGGHKGSALSMMVELLAGALTGGNFSFDFDWSRHPGAQTPWTGQLLIAIDPAKGAGRNFAERAEQLVAALHGAGQQRLPGDRRHLQRAQSMAQGVAIASEQLAKLTELAA
- a CDS encoding LysR family transcriptional regulator, producing MDRFLEMQTFNAVVEAGSFVAAAEALNVSKAAASRHIVELETRLGVRLLHRTTRRLSLTEEGKVFYARSKELLEELDDAEAEVTAHTDTARGVLRINAPFTFGILHLAPLWGEFRALHPRVTLEITLADRVIDLVEEGFDVAIRIATLETSTLVSRRLATTRMVLCASPQYLQQRGTPVHPEELSDHEVIGYSYWSTRDEWRFDGPSGPVSVRTRPRIYSNNGETCLAAALAHQGVILQPSFLVEADLARGKLVELMPEYKSITLGIYAVYPTRKHVSHKVRALVDFLAERFAGKGA
- a CDS encoding COG4315 family predicted lipoprotein; this translates as MTYFRPTILLFSIMTLFTAAAYAQAPLQTKDGILVDQAGMTVYTFDKDQANSGKSVCNDQCAKAWPPVVADANANPEGDYSIVERDDGTKQWAYKGQPLYTFAKDTKAGDKTGDKVREVWHVVKP
- a CDS encoding transglycosylase SLT domain-containing protein, with translation MTIPANANTNPEKPTPHLLCHHLYRTAVPLLLMCCMVAPAGASALGLSAPQEVAISTELVFREWTGDTTAPEPRVERLGEHHMQAVAEEAGKQAQTRYLAKKFKQAPTAIRKYVDLAWAEAEKRDGIEPELLIAIMQKESSLRPKVQSRYGAQGLMQVVRRWHREKLDRSESLFDPEVNIRVGADILEEYLELAGGSLTKALHKYSGNARGYPNKILNESRKLAQVADQAAVNG
- a CDS encoding DoxX family protein, which encodes MSSNSQNSLSLIGRLMLVAFFLPAGISKLTGFEGTVGYISSVGLPLATLGAVLAIVVEIGGSAALLLGYRTRAAALVLALFTLVAGIFFHAYWAAPADQAFVAELLFFKNIAIVGGLLAFAAHGAGAWSLDARNKV
- the putA gene encoding trifunctional transcriptional regulator/proline dehydrogenase/L-glutamate gamma-semialdehyde dehydrogenase, which codes for MATTTTTTLGVKLDEATRNRLKEAARKIDRTPHWLIKQSIYTYLESLESGVPIQDLQNAAARLASGDIDVLETLPATTHQPFLAFAESILPQSVLRAAVTSAYRRPEPETVPVLLEQARLPADVAASASQLAYKLAENLRNKKNATGRAGLVQGLLQEFSLSSQEGVALMCLAEALLRIPDKGTRDAIIRDKISDGNWQDHLGQSPSLFVNAASWGLLITGKLVSTHNETGLSSSLSRIVGKRGEPLIRKGVDMAMRLMGEQFVTGETIGQALANASSLEARGFRYSYDMLGEAAMTDEDARVYLASYQQAIHAIGKASNGRGIYEGPGISIKLSALHPRYSRPQYERMMAELYPRLLGLVELARSYDVGINIDAEEADRLEISLDLLERLCFEPSLKGWNGIGFVIQAYQKRCPYVIDYLIDLARRSQHRLMVRLVKGAYWDSEIKRAQIDGLEDYPVFTRKVYTDVSFLACARKLLAVPDAIYPQFATHNAHTLAAVYYLAGQNYYPGQYEFQCLHGMGEPLYEQVVGKTADGKLNRPCRIYAPVGTHETLLAYLVRRLLENGANTSFVNRIADTSIPLETLVEDPAVTIAAMAEQEGSVGLPHPRIPLPNALYGAVRRNSRGIDLSNEHRLGSLASALLASTHATWQSQPMLGGPVPKRAWEPVLNPADHRDIVGHVQLATAEDVKMAVDASLAAGSIWQATPVAERAAALERCADLMEAEIQPLIGLMAREGGKTLINGIAEVREAVDFLRYYAMQAREDFSNDSHRPLGPVVCISPWNFPLAIFTGQIAAALAAGNTVLAKPAEQTPLIAAQAVRLLLQAGVPEGVIQLLPGDGAIGAALVADERVKGVMFTGSTEVARILAGNLAGRLDAHGRPVPLIAETGGQNAIIVDSSALAEQVVLDVMTSAFDSAGQRCSALRVLCLQEDVADRIITMLKGAMIEYQMGNPDNLHVDVGPVIDAEAQAVIEKHVQAMQDKGRKVHRLARADAEALSHGTFVTPTLIEIESLDELEREVFGPVVHVLRYRRENLDRLMDDINATGYGLTLGVHTRIDETIERIADSAHVGNIYVNRNIVGAVVGVQPFGGEGLSGTGPKAGGPLYMYRLLSSRPADGVSGTFARMDNIGGAPDTRLQTAQMKRDAGAHEALKAWAQQQGLADLAEQCDTYAAQSQSGFIRPLTGPTGESNTYRLLPRERALSLATSESDRLCQLAALLAVGCQALWNETEDTRALRDRLPEQVRARIQLASDWTAEELDFDIVLHHGDSDQLREVSKQVAQRSGPIVGVIGLAQGDTSIPLERLLLERAVSVNTAAAGGNASLMSIG